The Corylus avellana chromosome ca8, CavTom2PMs-1.0 genome has a segment encoding these proteins:
- the LOC132190901 gene encoding uncharacterized protein LOC132190901, whose protein sequence is MQKISNAGMMDRRKKGLFYNCDAKWSRDHVCASPRLFLIEEIEENVNMLKEVEEEFDLEYWYNATWYASTKITPYEAVYDLLPPQLLTYIPGTTKLEAVDETLHSREQILSLLLHNLQQAQQMMKNYADLRISERKFEVGHMVYLWLQPYRQQSVVTCKSLKLSRLFYGSFQIICKVGEVAYDLDLPIEARFHPIFHVSQLKLKLGTTNYLLPKLPPVDLHGVLQPEPLKILAR, encoded by the exons ATGCAGAAAATCTCCAATGCTGGGATGATGGACAGGAGAAAAAAAGGCTTGTTCTATAACTGTGATGCTAAATGGAGCCGTGACCATGTATGTGCTTCACCAAGATTATTTCTTATTGAGGAGATTGAGGAAAACGTGAACATGCTGAAGGAAGTTGAGGAGGAATTTGATCTAG AGTATTGGTATAATGCTACATGGTATGCATCTACTAAAATAACACCTTATGAAGCTGTGTATGACTTACTTCCTCCCCAGTTGCTTACCTATATACCGGGGACTACAAAGCTAGAAGCGGTAGATGAGACTCTTCATTCTAGAGAGCAGATTCTGTCTTTGTTACTACATAATCTGCAACAGGCACAACAAATGATGAAAAATTATGCTGATTTAAGGATATCAGAAAGGAAATTTGAAGTGGGTCACATGGTTTACCTTTGGCTTCAACCATATCGACAACAATCAGTGGTTACATGTAAGTCATTGAAGTTGTCTCGTTTATTTTATGGATCATTCCAAATCATTTGCAAGGTTGGAGAGGTGGCTTATGATTTGGATCTGCCGATTGAAGCTCGTTTCCATCCTATTTTTCATGTGTCTCAATTGAAGCTTAAGTTGGGCACGACAAACTATCTTCTCCCAAAACTTCCACCAGTTGATCTTCATGGTGTTTTACAACCAGAACCTTTGAAGATTTTGGCCAGATGA